In Asanoa sp. WMMD1127, one genomic interval encodes:
- a CDS encoding YggT family protein: MMSVLFQVLYLVLYFFLITLLARFVLSAVLQYGRRWQPRRGAAAGLEVVWSVTDPPLKALRRVIPPLRIGNLSIDLASLVLLVILFVLMTFVVEPWI, translated from the coding sequence GTGATGTCGGTTCTGTTCCAGGTGCTCTACCTGGTCTTGTACTTCTTTCTGATCACGCTGCTCGCGCGATTCGTATTGAGCGCCGTGCTTCAATACGGCCGTCGTTGGCAACCGAGGCGAGGTGCGGCCGCCGGACTCGAAGTGGTGTGGAGCGTCACCGATCCGCCCCTCAAGGCGTTGAGGCGTGTGATCCCACCACTGCGGATCGGTAACCTCAGCATCGACCTCGCCTCCCTTGTGCTCTTGGTTATCCTGTTCGTGCTGATGACGTTCGTGGTGGAGCCC